The genomic stretch TTTTGCTTTTCCGAAACTGGAAGGAGAGATTGGTAACAAGATGAAATTTCGTGGCAAGGATGTGATCGTATGGAGCCTGAACAACTACCTCGGCCTGGCCAATCACCCCGAAATCCGTAAAACGGATGCGGAGGCGGCAGCCCAGTACGGTATGGCCCTGCCCATGGGCGCCCGTATGATGAGCGGTAACAGTAACAACCACGAACAGCTTGAAAGAGAACTGGCCGCTTTTGAAGCCAAGGAAGACGCTATCCTGCTCAATTTCGGGTACCAGGGGATGATCAGCATCATTGATGTACTCTGCAGCCGCCATGATGTTATTGTGTATGATGCGGAAAGCCATGCCTGTATCATTGACGGTCTCCGCCTGCATACCGGCCATCGCTATGTTTACAAGCACAACGATATAGAGGATTTTGAAAAACAGCTGCAGCGTGCTACTGCACTGATCGAGAAGAACAGTACCGGCGGTATCCTGGTGATCACCGAAGGGGTATTCGGCATGGCCGGCGATCAGGGCAAACTGAAAGAGATCACTGCCCTCAAGGACAAATACAGCTTCCGGATCCTGCTGGATGACGCGCATGGTTTCGGCACCCTGGGTAAAACCGGCGCCGGCGCCGGCGAAGAGCAGGGCGTACAGGACAAGATTGACCTGTATTTCTCCACTTTTGCCAAGTCCATGGCCAGCATCGGCGCATTTGTAGCCGGTCAGAAAAATATCATCGACTATATCCGCTACAATATCCGCAGCCAGATCTTTGCCAAGAGCCTTCCCATGCCGCTGGTAATGGGTAACCTCAAGCGCCTGGACATGCTGCGCACCCAGCCTGCGCTGAAAGAAAAGCTCTGGGAAAATGCCCGCAAGCTGCAGGACGGCCTCAAAGCCAAAGGATTTGATATTGGCAAAACGGATTCCGTGGTAACGCCTGTTTACATGACCGGTGGGGTGGAAGAAGCTACCGCCATGGTGATGGACCTGCGCGAGAACTACGGTATCTTCTGCTCCATTGTGGTATACCCTGTGATCCCCAAAGGACATATCATTTACCGCCTGATCCCCACAGCTGCCCATACAGATGCGGATATCCAGGAAACCCTGCGCGCCTTTGAGGAAACCAAGAAGAAGCTGGACGCCGGTGAGTACAAAGTAGAAGCTATCCCTGATATGGCAGAAACAACTGCTTAATTGAGGGCATAATGATAAAAAAGCGTCGGCCGGTCCTGAGGACCGGCCGACGCTTTTGCGTAATAAAAAGGCCCCCGTGGAAACGGAGGCCTCACTAATCAAATACCATTAACCATTAAACCTTATCCTATGAAAATTCAAATATAAGATGATAGTGGTTAAACAATGGTTGCATAGCTACCTTTTTTTCTCAGAAATCAGTTTTTATTGATTGGTATCAATCAATCATTAAGGAAAAAATCCTATATAGCGTGTACGTTACCGTTTGCAGGGGCAGGCGAAGCCGGAATTCCCTGGTTGAAGAAAACAGTAATACGTCTACAACAAAAACCCTGTTATTAACCGAAACAGACTGCTGAGGGCAGAAAAGAAGTTTGGGACGAACCAACAGGCTGGCTTTGGAATAGGCAGAAACGATATGGCAGGACGGGTTGGGACCGTAGTAAGGTACGCACGTGTACTTCCTGATAGTAAAGAATACATGCGTACCACGTTGAAACCATAGCAGGGTACGGCCGTGCAGGCCAGGCTGAGACCTGTATTACACCCATTCCTGCTGGGTCCCATAGCCGAAAGGCAGCGTACCAATAAAGGCTATCAGCTGCCGCAGCCACCTACCAGCTGGACTTGAACTGCTGCCGGTACTTTACAAAATCAGTTTTCCCAAAATGGTCTTCACCAAAATATTTTGCCAGCAGCTCAAACTCGTTAGGCGGCAGGAAACCGGGAATAGCCTGGGGCTCGCCGCCAACAGGGATAAATACAGTAGTGGGAAAAGAAAGCTGGCCACCCGTTAGCCAGATGGCAAGGTCATTGACCTTATTACCGCTGTTATAACTGAATTCGCGGCCGTTCCAGCTGAAGGTCTGCTTACTCTCCGCATCAATTTTAACCGGATAGAAATGCTCCTGCACATAAGCACTCACTTTTGCATGACCATAGGTCCGCTTGTCCATCACCTTGCACCAGCCACACCAGTCCGTATACAGGTCTATCAGGACCGGCTTCTTTTCTTTGGCCAGGGCAGCCGCAGCCTCCTGGAGCGAGAGCCATTTCATCTTCTCCCCCACTGGTCCTTCCGGCTGGCTCAGCTGCGAAGCCAGCACAACTTGTTGGCCAGCGCCCCGCGCCTCCTCCGGCATAGCCTTGTCCACTATCCGCCGCTCAGGGACGGCACAGGAAAAAATGGCTGCCCAGCTGCATAAAATGACCGCTTTCCAGGTTTGCATACGTACTTTTGTTTTGGATACAAAAATAACTGAAATACCATGCATAAAATTGTGCTGGCCATCACCGGAGCGAGTGGCGCTATCTACGCAAAGCAATTGATCGATAAGTTGTTAACGATTGAATCACAATGGGATGCACTCGGTATTGTAATGACAGACAATGCCCGGCAGGTTTGGGAAACAGAACTGGGGAACGATAGCTACAACCGTT from Candidatus Pseudobacter hemicellulosilyticus encodes the following:
- a CDS encoding aminotransferase class I/II-fold pyridoxal phosphate-dependent enzyme, giving the protein MADIFERLLKHQGPIGQHRERAHGYFAFPKLEGEIGNKMKFRGKDVIVWSLNNYLGLANHPEIRKTDAEAAAQYGMALPMGARMMSGNSNNHEQLERELAAFEAKEDAILLNFGYQGMISIIDVLCSRHDVIVYDAESHACIIDGLRLHTGHRYVYKHNDIEDFEKQLQRATALIEKNSTGGILVITEGVFGMAGDQGKLKEITALKDKYSFRILLDDAHGFGTLGKTGAGAGEEQGVQDKIDLYFSTFAKSMASIGAFVAGQKNIIDYIRYNIRSQIFAKSLPMPLVMGNLKRLDMLRTQPALKEKLWENARKLQDGLKAKGFDIGKTDSVVTPVYMTGGVEEATAMVMDLRENYGIFCSIVVYPVIPKGHIIYRLIPTAAHTDADIQETLRAFEETKKKLDAGEYKVEAIPDMAETTA
- a CDS encoding thioredoxin family protein; protein product: MQTWKAVILCSWAAIFSCAVPERRIVDKAMPEEARGAGQQVVLASQLSQPEGPVGEKMKWLSLQEAAAALAKEKKPVLIDLYTDWCGWCKVMDKRTYGHAKVSAYVQEHFYPVKIDAESKQTFSWNGREFSYNSGNKVNDLAIWLTGGQLSFPTTVFIPVGGEPQAIPGFLPPNEFELLAKYFGEDHFGKTDFVKYRQQFKSSW